In Deltaproteobacteria bacterium, a single window of DNA contains:
- a CDS encoding ribbon-helix-helix protein, CopG family → MKTAVSVPDDVFRAAERQARRTRKSRSQLYAEALSEYLDRHGPDEVTDAMNGVVDRLKEPTDKFVSTAARRVLERSEW, encoded by the coding sequence ATGAAAACCGCGGTGTCCGTACCCGACGACGTTTTTCGAGCCGCCGAACGTCAAGCGCGTCGAACGCGCAAGTCCCGCAGCCAGCTCTACGCGGAGGCGCTCTCCGAATACCTCGATCGCCATGGCCCGGACGAGGTCACGGACGCCATGAACGGCGTCGTCGATCGGCTGAAGGAGCCGACCGACAAGTTCGTGTCTACCGCGGCACGCCGCGTCTTGGAGCGGAGCGAGTGGTAG
- a CDS encoding cytochrome P450 → MRDGVTGFAPTDLSRLGDARIFVDGKAYADLDFWHAAAARLRASDPLPLVALEGFVPFRAVTRHAHLAEVERNHTVFWNTRDSVLLPRAEIEKNRALGIDIKTLVHMDGAEHRAYRLVTNDWFKPSNLRREVGARIPVLAKRFVDRMLDFDGACDFVRDIALYYPLHVILSILGVPETDEPRMLELTQKIFGGEDPDVSGRPGEDPAHVMMQALQEMAMYFHAITMDRRTRPRSDVASTIANGTIDGQPLGDLETAGYYSIVATAGHDTTSSSVAGGLEALIRNPEQLRALQDDPEKIPNAVNEMIRWVTPVRHFMRQAQSDYRLGGVDLKAGEWLMMSYLSANRDETVFADPMRFDIARTNADEHLAFGIGVHFCLGSHLARMELEAFFRELLPRLDHVELAGEPESMATTFVGGPKRMPIRYRLR, encoded by the coding sequence ATGCGGGACGGCGTGACCGGTTTCGCTCCGACCGACCTTTCCCGCCTCGGTGACGCCCGCATCTTCGTCGACGGCAAGGCGTACGCCGATCTCGACTTCTGGCACGCGGCGGCCGCGCGGCTCCGCGCGTCCGACCCGTTGCCGCTGGTCGCGCTGGAGGGGTTCGTCCCGTTCCGCGCGGTGACGCGCCACGCGCATCTCGCCGAGGTCGAGCGCAATCACACGGTCTTCTGGAACACCCGCGACTCGGTCCTGCTGCCGCGCGCCGAGATCGAGAAGAACCGCGCGCTCGGCATCGACATCAAGACGCTCGTCCACATGGATGGCGCCGAACACCGCGCCTACCGTCTCGTCACCAACGACTGGTTCAAGCCGTCGAACCTCCGCCGCGAGGTCGGCGCCCGGATCCCCGTGCTCGCCAAGCGCTTCGTCGACCGCATGCTGGACTTCGACGGCGCCTGCGACTTCGTCCGCGACATCGCGCTCTACTATCCGCTGCACGTGATCCTGAGCATCCTCGGCGTGCCGGAGACCGACGAGCCGCGCATGCTCGAGCTCACCCAGAAGATCTTCGGCGGCGAGGACCCGGATGTGAGCGGCCGGCCGGGCGAGGACCCGGCGCACGTCATGATGCAGGCGCTCCAGGAAATGGCGATGTACTTCCACGCCATCACGATGGACCGCCGCACGCGCCCGCGCTCGGACGTCGCGTCGACGATCGCGAACGGGACGATCGACGGCCAGCCGCTCGGCGACCTCGAAACCGCCGGCTACTACTCGATCGTCGCGACCGCCGGGCACGACACCACGTCGAGCTCGGTCGCGGGCGGCCTCGAGGCGCTCATCCGCAACCCCGAGCAGCTGCGGGCGCTCCAGGACGATCCCGAGAAGATCCCGAACGCGGTGAACGAGATGATCCGCTGGGTGACGCCGGTTCGGCACTTCATGCGGCAGGCGCAATCCGACTACCGCCTCGGCGGTGTGGATCTGAAGGCGGGCGAGTGGCTCATGATGTCGTACCTTTCGGCGAACCGCGACGAGACCGTCTTCGCGGACCCGATGCGCTTCGACATCGCGCGCACGAACGCGGACGAGCACCTCGCGTTCGGCATCGGCGTGCACTTCTGCCTCGGTTCGCACCTCGCGCGCATGGAGCTCGAAGCCTTCTTCCGCGAGCTCCTGCCGCGGCTCGACCACGTCGAGCTCGCCGGCGAGCCGGAGTCCATGGCGACGACCTTCGTCGGCGGTCCGAAGCGGATGCCGATCCGGTACCGGCTCCGCTAG
- a CDS encoding L,D-transpeptidase family protein, which translates to MACALSPHRACAAAEATADAIRALVAARGAPELHADAALVEHLYATRAFAPLWLDDGRPNPRARDLVAALRDAPAHGLDAADYDAARLADETRLADARPPVTPADAARFEVALSAGATRFLHDLHLGRVDPATLATDYDRTAKHARLVAVIEELAGGTPVPTVVEDAAPPFLEHRLLERQLARYRALSASSESTADAPLAIGATIRPGDRFADAARLARRLALLGDLSEDADLSEDTAVAAGRYGGPLVEAVQRFQARHGLAPDGIIGPTTAAALAVPLSFRVRQIERALERLRWLPVLPRDRAVVVNVPGFEAMAFDDIGAARAPALRMPIVAGQAFRTETPFFSRPMTRVVFAPYWNVPTSILRGELLPKIRRTPGYLAREEMEITSAGRVLAPGPAAIAELARGAAELRQRPGAKNALGRVKFLFPNPDDVYMHDTPARELFTRARRDFSHGCIRLGDAAAMAHWVLGGEGVPDTRVDELLASSGQTTVTLRRPIPVVIAYATAVARIDGTIAFYDDVYGHDVELEQALAARRRPRY; encoded by the coding sequence GTGGCGTGCGCGCTGTCGCCGCATCGCGCCTGCGCGGCGGCGGAGGCGACCGCCGACGCCATCCGCGCGCTGGTCGCGGCGCGCGGCGCGCCGGAGCTCCACGCCGACGCCGCCCTCGTCGAGCACCTCTACGCGACGCGTGCGTTCGCGCCGCTCTGGCTCGACGATGGCCGCCCGAACCCGCGCGCCCGCGACCTGGTCGCGGCGCTCCGCGACGCGCCCGCTCACGGCCTCGACGCCGCCGACTACGACGCCGCGCGCCTCGCCGACGAGACGAGGCTCGCCGACGCCCGCCCGCCGGTGACGCCGGCGGACGCGGCGCGCTTCGAGGTCGCGCTCAGCGCGGGCGCGACCCGGTTCCTCCACGACCTCCATCTCGGACGCGTCGACCCGGCGACGCTCGCGACCGACTACGACCGGACCGCCAAGCACGCGCGGCTCGTCGCCGTGATCGAGGAGCTGGCGGGCGGCACGCCGGTCCCGACCGTCGTCGAGGACGCCGCCCCGCCGTTCCTGGAGCATCGCCTGCTCGAACGGCAGCTCGCGCGCTACCGGGCGCTCTCCGCGTCCTCGGAGAGCACGGCGGACGCGCCGCTCGCGATCGGCGCCACGATCCGTCCCGGCGATCGCTTCGCCGACGCCGCCCGCCTGGCACGCCGGCTCGCATTGCTGGGCGACCTCTCCGAAGACGCGGACCTCTCCGAGGACACGGCGGTCGCCGCCGGTCGCTACGGCGGCCCGCTCGTCGAGGCCGTGCAACGCTTCCAGGCGCGGCACGGCCTCGCGCCCGACGGCATCATCGGCCCGACGACGGCGGCCGCCCTCGCCGTGCCGCTGTCGTTCCGCGTCCGGCAGATCGAGCGCGCGCTCGAGCGGCTCCGCTGGTTGCCGGTCCTGCCGCGCGACCGCGCGGTCGTCGTCAACGTGCCGGGCTTCGAGGCGATGGCATTCGACGACATCGGGGCGGCGCGCGCGCCCGCGCTCCGCATGCCGATCGTCGCCGGGCAGGCGTTCCGCACCGAGACGCCGTTCTTCTCGCGCCCGATGACGCGCGTCGTGTTCGCGCCCTACTGGAACGTGCCGACCAGCATCCTCCGCGGGGAGCTGTTGCCGAAGATCCGGCGCACGCCCGGGTACCTCGCGCGGGAGGAGATGGAGATCACGAGCGCCGGACGCGTCCTCGCGCCCGGACCCGCCGCCATCGCCGAGCTCGCGCGCGGCGCCGCCGAGCTCCGCCAGCGGCCCGGCGCGAAAAACGCGCTCGGGCGCGTGAAGTTCCTCTTCCCGAACCCCGACGACGTCTACATGCACGACACGCCGGCGCGCGAGCTCTTCACGCGCGCGCGCCGCGACTTCAGCCACGGCTGCATCCGTCTCGGGGACGCCGCCGCCATGGCACACTGGGTGCTCGGCGGCGAGGGGGTTCCCGACACGCGCGTCGACGAGCTGCTCGCGTCCAGCGGGCAGACCACGGTCACGCTCCGCCGCCCGATCCCGGTCGTGATCGCCTACGCGACCGCGGTCGCGCGGATCGACGGCACGATCGCGTTCTACGACGACGTATACGGCCACGACGTCGAGCTGGAGCAAGCGCTCGCGGCGCGGCGTCGCCCGCGCTACTGA
- a CDS encoding type II toxin-antitoxin system PemK/MazF family toxin: MVRGETWWADLPEPTGSGPGFRRPVVVVQGDHLNRSRIATVVCVPLTSNLTWADAPGNVLLSPALTGLPKDSVANASQIVALDRRCLSERVGKLPSKKLDLVMSGIDVVLGR, encoded by the coding sequence ATCGTGCGGGGCGAGACCTGGTGGGCAGACCTGCCGGAGCCGACGGGCTCGGGGCCGGGTTTTCGCCGGCCAGTTGTCGTCGTGCAGGGAGACCACTTGAACCGCAGTAGGATCGCGACCGTCGTGTGCGTCCCGTTGACGAGCAACCTCACCTGGGCGGACGCTCCCGGCAACGTCCTCCTGTCGCCGGCCCTCACGGGCCTTCCGAAGGACTCGGTGGCGAATGCGTCTCAGATCGTCGCACTGGATCGGCGGTGCCTGAGTGAACGTGTCGGGAAACTGCCGAGCAAGAAGCTGGACCTCGTGATGAGCGGAATCGACGTGGTTCTCGGACGGTGA
- a CDS encoding inorganic diphosphatase: protein MTEPPLAFRPHPWHGLDPGSRCPEIVTAYIEIVPTDGVKYEIDKHSGYLKVDRPQRFSVVCPTLYGFIPRTYCGEAVAAHAIPGGPTVTRGDGDPLDV from the coding sequence ATGACGGAGCCTCCGCTCGCGTTCCGCCCGCACCCCTGGCACGGCCTCGATCCCGGATCGCGCTGTCCGGAGATCGTGACCGCCTACATCGAGATCGTGCCGACCGACGGGGTGAAGTACGAGATCGACAAACACTCGGGCTACCTCAAGGTCGACCGGCCCCAGCGCTTCTCGGTCGTGTGCCCGACCCTCTACGGCTTCATCCCGCGGACCTACTGCGGCGAGGCGGTCGCGGCGCACGCGATCCCCGGCGGTCCGACGGTGACGCGCGGCGACGGCGACCCGCTCGACGTCT
- a CDS encoding glycerol-3-phosphate 1-O-acyltransferase has product MATPRLAQPAPEEPTWPGAERRPIVFLLDAASGLERKVLERWITEHRPADASGHGIETIAIPSARAGKRKLDPKLEARLAIGDDPLMAPLRVAWQPPEIDGVHRTRLRDLLSTGDPRDPGLLRQWWVLRRHPARCRVVAGEPAPLSQLRERWQRACGTDAAQTTGLADFVALQATLALERAERRLRGTRYKVPRFVRENIEARPSFRGGVARLARERGKPEHRVAKEASKYLREIAATHSPYVIDLTAHLIHLLYTRGYGEALHYDHDELEKVYALAQRHPVVFLPSHKSNLDHLVLQYALHENGHPPNHTAGGINMNFFPVGPLVRRSGVFFIRRSFKDNAVYKFVLRQYIDYLIEKRFSLEWYIEGGRSRSGKLLPPMFGMLHYVVDAYRRGKSEDVYLIPVAIAYDQIQDVGSYVAEQRGGAKSHESFGWFVGVVRELRRRYGDIHINFGEPLSLQAALGPPDPGAEPHEDEANLELQKLAFEVSVRINRVTPITPTSLVTMSLLGGAGRAFTVPEILRGMANLLSYVRRRRLPTTGDLNLDDAAGLQRALDTLVDSKVVTAYTAGLDTVYQIAPEQEPTAAYYRNTIIHFFVNGAIAELALLEALEREDEPRARFWDAAMALRDLMKFEFFFAEKDEFRAELDAELRLHDPDWEHALARARPGIEQLIRRIRPFSAHRVLRPFLESYRVVADGLARRDPSAAFDEPEFIASSLALAQQYQLQKRVHSGESVSKVPFATALRLARNRKLVDPGPDLAERRQRFAAEIRDALRRLDAISALAQARRAGLID; this is encoded by the coding sequence ATGGCGACCCCCCGCCTAGCGCAGCCGGCGCCCGAGGAGCCGACCTGGCCCGGCGCCGAGCGCCGGCCGATCGTGTTCCTGCTCGACGCGGCGAGCGGGCTCGAGCGCAAGGTGCTCGAGCGTTGGATCACGGAACACCGGCCGGCGGACGCCTCCGGGCACGGGATCGAGACGATCGCGATCCCGTCGGCCCGCGCGGGGAAGCGCAAGCTCGATCCGAAGCTCGAGGCGCGGCTCGCGATCGGTGACGACCCCCTGATGGCGCCGCTCCGCGTCGCGTGGCAGCCTCCGGAGATCGACGGCGTGCACCGGACGCGGCTCCGCGACCTGCTGTCGACGGGGGATCCGCGCGACCCGGGCCTCCTGCGGCAATGGTGGGTGTTGCGCCGCCATCCGGCGCGCTGCCGGGTGGTCGCCGGCGAGCCGGCGCCGCTCTCGCAGCTCCGCGAGCGCTGGCAGCGCGCCTGCGGCACCGACGCGGCGCAGACCACCGGGCTCGCCGATTTCGTCGCGCTCCAGGCGACCCTCGCCCTCGAGCGCGCCGAGCGGCGTCTGCGCGGCACGCGCTACAAGGTGCCGCGGTTCGTCCGCGAGAACATCGAGGCGCGCCCGAGCTTCCGGGGCGGCGTCGCCCGCCTCGCGCGCGAGCGCGGCAAGCCCGAACACAGGGTCGCGAAGGAGGCGTCGAAGTACCTCCGCGAGATCGCGGCGACGCACAGCCCGTACGTCATCGACCTCACGGCGCACTTGATCCACCTCCTCTACACGCGCGGCTACGGCGAGGCGCTGCACTACGACCACGACGAGCTCGAAAAGGTCTACGCGCTCGCGCAACGGCATCCGGTCGTGTTCCTGCCGTCGCACAAGTCGAATCTCGACCACCTCGTGCTCCAGTACGCGCTCCACGAGAACGGCCACCCGCCGAACCACACCGCCGGCGGCATCAACATGAACTTCTTCCCGGTGGGACCGCTCGTGCGCCGGAGCGGCGTGTTCTTCATCCGCCGGAGCTTCAAGGACAACGCGGTCTACAAGTTCGTCCTGCGGCAATACATCGACTACCTGATCGAGAAGCGCTTCTCGCTCGAGTGGTACATCGAGGGCGGCCGCTCGCGTTCCGGGAAGCTCCTGCCGCCGATGTTCGGCATGCTGCACTACGTGGTCGACGCGTATCGGCGCGGCAAGAGCGAGGACGTCTACCTGATCCCGGTCGCGATCGCGTACGACCAGATCCAGGACGTCGGCTCGTACGTCGCCGAGCAGCGCGGCGGCGCCAAGTCGCACGAGAGCTTCGGATGGTTCGTCGGCGTCGTGCGGGAGCTCCGGCGTCGCTACGGCGACATCCACATCAACTTCGGCGAGCCCCTGTCGCTGCAGGCAGCGCTCGGTCCGCCCGATCCCGGCGCCGAGCCGCACGAGGACGAGGCGAACCTCGAGCTCCAGAAGCTCGCGTTCGAGGTGTCGGTGCGCATCAACCGCGTGACGCCGATCACGCCGACGTCGCTCGTCACGATGTCGCTCCTCGGCGGCGCCGGCCGCGCGTTCACCGTCCCGGAAATCCTGCGCGGCATGGCGAATCTGCTCTCCTACGTCCGGCGCCGACGGCTCCCGACCACGGGCGACCTCAACCTCGACGACGCGGCGGGCCTGCAGCGCGCGCTCGACACGCTCGTGGACAGCAAGGTCGTGACCGCCTACACGGCCGGGCTCGACACGGTCTACCAGATCGCGCCCGAGCAGGAGCCGACGGCCGCCTACTACCGCAACACGATCATCCATTTCTTCGTGAACGGCGCGATCGCCGAGCTCGCGCTCCTCGAGGCGTTGGAGCGGGAAGACGAGCCGCGCGCCCGCTTCTGGGACGCGGCGATGGCGCTGCGCGACCTCATGAAGTTCGAGTTCTTCTTCGCGGAGAAAGACGAGTTCCGGGCCGAGCTCGACGCCGAGCTTCGCCTGCACGACCCCGACTGGGAGCACGCGCTCGCGCGGGCCCGACCCGGCATCGAGCAGCTGATCCGCCGCATCCGGCCGTTCAGCGCGCACCGCGTGCTCCGGCCGTTCCTCGAGTCGTATCGCGTCGTCGCCGACGGCCTCGCGCGCCGCGACCCTTCGGCGGCGTTCGACGAGCCGGAGTTCATCGCCAGCAGCCTCGCGCTCGCCCAGCAGTACCAGTTGCAGAAGCGCGTCCATTCCGGCGAATCGGTGTCGAAGGTGCCGTTCGCGACAGCGCTCCGGCTCGCCCGCAACCGGAAGCTCGTCGATCCGGGCCCGGACCTCGCCGAGCGCCGGCAGAGATTCGCCGCCGAGATCCGCGACGCGCTCCGCCGCCTCGACGCGATCAGCGCGCTCGCGCAAGCGCGGCGCGCGGGATTGATCGACTGA
- a CDS encoding murein L,D-transpeptidase catalytic domain family protein — protein MRGLGVVRRLGIAMTLVAVVVVAPGSVGAAGLDATLPRPDLLERALAAYRRIEGAGLLHRKLLTVIDYSLPSRDRRLWVLDPARLRVLFHEFVAHGRGSTSDDAPDWAVRFGNEAASLRSSLGAFLTGGTYAGKHGHSLELIGLDPGVNDKAFERRIVMHPAAYVSAAFRATWGGRVGRSLGCPALDPAVAGQLIDSISDGSVVYVGGAASPRLARAARQ, from the coding sequence GTGCGGGGACTCGGGGTCGTCCGGCGTCTCGGAATCGCGATGACGCTCGTAGCGGTGGTGGTCGTGGCGCCCGGCTCCGTCGGCGCGGCCGGGCTCGATGCGACGCTGCCGCGCCCGGACCTCCTCGAGCGCGCGCTCGCCGCCTACCGCAGGATCGAGGGCGCGGGGCTCCTGCACCGGAAGCTGCTGACGGTCATCGACTATTCGCTGCCGTCGCGGGACCGGCGGCTCTGGGTGCTCGACCCGGCGCGCCTGCGGGTCCTCTTCCACGAGTTCGTCGCGCACGGCCGCGGCTCGACGAGCGACGACGCTCCCGACTGGGCCGTCCGTTTCGGCAACGAGGCGGCGAGCCTGCGCTCGAGCCTCGGAGCGTTCCTCACCGGCGGCACCTACGCCGGGAAGCATGGCCACTCGCTCGAGCTGATCGGGCTCGATCCCGGCGTGAACGACAAGGCGTTCGAGCGCCGGATCGTGATGCACCCCGCCGCCTACGTGAGCGCCGCCTTCCGCGCGACCTGGGGCGGCCGCGTCGGGCGGAGCCTCGGCTGCCCGGCCCTCGACCCCGCGGTCGCCGGTCAGCTCATCGACAGCATCAGCGACGGCAGCGTCGTCTACGTCGGCGGCGCCGCGTCCCCGCGGCTCGCGCGCGCGGCCCGTCAGTAG